The DNA sequence CCACGACCTTGTAAGCCGCGATCCCTCCCGCCTCGTCGACCACGGCGGCGTGGACGATCTCCCCGCGCCACCCCTCCTCCACGGACACGACCAGCCTGCGGCCGGAAGGCGCATCCGCGGAGCCGCCGGAAAGCGCGCCGCCGCCGGCTCCCGCCGTCGGGAGCACGAGCGACAGCCATCGGAACGATTCGAGCATCTCCTCGTAGCGCTCCCGCGCGCGGGCCAGGACGTCGCCCTCCCGCTGCAATATGACCGTCGGCGGGAACTCCGCGAAGCAGGGAGACGGGAAATCGCGCCGCGCGTCGACGTCGCGTCCCGATGCCCGGCCGGCGGGGCCGACGATGCCCAGCGTCGTCGCCGTCCGGAGGCGGAGGCAGCCGGTCCCTTCCATCCGGACGACGACGGAGGGCGCCTCGAGCATGATCGACCCGCCCTTTTCGGCGTCCACCCGCAGACGGCGCAGCCGGTCGAGGATCGGCTCCGGGGCGGTTCCCGGGATGCGCGGCGCCAATCCGCCGATCCGGTTCAGGCCGCGCCCGTACCGGTTTCCCGTAAGCGTGGTCAGGAGGCCGAGCGCCTGCCCGCGCAGATGGGCGAAGTGGGCGGCGCCGAAAAGGTACCCGATGTCGGTCGCGAGGCCGCCCAGGTCCCCGACATGGTTGGCGATCCGCTCCAGCTCGAGCGCGATGGAGCGCCAGCTTTCCGCCGACGGATCCGCCGGCCGCCCGAGGAGCGCCTCGAGGAGGCGGGCGCAGGCGTTGGAATGGCCGACGGCCGTGTCGCCCGAGATCGATTCGGCAAGGATCAGATGCCGGTACCCCGGCTTCCCGGCGAGCAGCGACTCCGTCCCCTTGTGCTGGTACCCGAGCCGGATCTCGAGGTGCTGGATCGTCTCCCCGGCGCAGGAGAAGCGGAAATGCCCCGGCTCGATGACTCCCGCGTGGACGGGCCCCACGGACACTTCGTGGATCCCCTCGCCCCGGACCTGAAGGAACCGGTATCCCCTGCGCGGCTCCGCCTCCGGGGCCTCCGGGCTCCGGGACGGGAAGAAGCGCTTCGGCCATCCTTCGTGAAAGCGCAGCGGGTTGAGCTCGGGGTGTCCCTCGGGGACGATGCCGAACTGGTCGTAGACCTCCCGCTCGAACCAGTGGGCGGCCGGGCAGACATCCGTGAAGGTGGAGTAGGCCTGGCCGGAGATCTCCGCGCAGCCGTGGGCGAACCGGCCCGGCGCGCTTCCCCCGACGACCGCGTGCAGGAGGAACCGGCCCGGGGAGGGCTCCTCCGCGAAAAACGCCAGCAGGCGGTCGCCCCCCGCGATCCCCTCCCGGAGAAATTCCCGGAACCGGTCCTCGGCCAGAGGCCGGGATTCCGCGAGGTCGAATATCCGGACGCAGCGCATCATCTCAAGCCCTTCCCCCTCTCACGAGAACGCCAGCGCGGAGGCAAGCCGCTCCAGCGTCTCATAGAGCCGCTGCGGAACGTGGATCCCCAGCCAGACGGAGGCGAACAGGAGCGCGCAGGCGGGCGCCAGGCACCACCAGTCCGCGGCGGCGACCGGCGCCGGCTCCCCCTCGCCCAGCGCCATGTTGCTCCCGTGCACGAGGAAGGAGCCGAACAGCACCGCGAGCAGCGCCAGGTACAGCAGCGATACGGCGATGT is a window from the Thermodesulfobacteriota bacterium genome containing:
- a CDS encoding NADH-quinone oxidoreductase subunit C, coding for MMRCVRIFDLAESRPLAEDRFREFLREGIAGGDRLLAFFAEEPSPGRFLLHAVVGGSAPGRFAHGCAEISGQAYSTFTDVCPAAHWFEREVYDQFGIVPEGHPELNPLRFHEGWPKRFFPSRSPEAPEAEPRRGYRFLQVRGEGIHEVSVGPVHAGVIEPGHFRFSCAGETIQHLEIRLGYQHKGTESLLAGKPGYRHLILAESISGDTAVGHSNACARLLEALLGRPADPSAESWRSIALELERIANHVGDLGGLATDIGYLFGAAHFAHLRGQALGLLTTLTGNRYGRGLNRIGGLAPRIPGTAPEPILDRLRRLRVDAEKGGSIMLEAPSVVVRMEGTGCLRLRTATTLGIVGPAGRASGRDVDARRDFPSPCFAEFPPTVILQREGDVLARARERYEEMLESFRWLSLVLPTAGAGGGALSGGSADAPSGRRLVVSVEEGWRGEIVHAAVVDEAGGIAAYKVVDPSFHNWPGLAFAVRENVISDFPLCNKSFNLSYSGADL